A window of Lepidochelys kempii isolate rLepKem1 chromosome 1, rLepKem1.hap2, whole genome shotgun sequence contains these coding sequences:
- the LOC140912749 gene encoding protocadherin-8-like, whose protein sequence is MSPGLTLSRAGLSSVLLCLLVAGCLGETVRYHADEEDAPGTVFGVLSDDLQSSSGDRPLGSFRLMEQFSNSSLVRVREGDGQLSIGEAGIDRERLCGPSLQCVLAFDVVSLWQEQYRLVHVELEVRDINDNAPRFPQAHIPLEVSESAAPGTRLPLEIALDPDVGSNSIQSFRLSRNSHFGIEAQTRADGGKSAELVLLQELDRETQAAYTLELVAQDGGSPARSGTATVSVRVLDANDNSPAFPQGSVTVELGEDAPRGALLLDLEAADADEGPNGEVVYGFGSQVPAEARQLFRLDPLSGRLTLEGPVDYERQRTYELDVQAQDRGASPLAATCKVIVRLADVNDNAPGISVSPLSGAPAGAGVAYVSEAAARDSFVALVSTSDRDSGPNGQVRCALYGHEHFALQRAYADSYVLVTAAPLDRERVAEYNLTLVAEDLGSPPFKTVRQYTVRVSDENDNAPLFSKPVYEVAVLENNPPGAYLATVVARDPDLGRNGKVLYRLLETRSPGGGPRSGLISLDPHSGSVHARQPLDCEELPLAEVELEACDGGAPQLCQRARLRVRVVDQNDNAPVITSPPLANGSAELLLPVSAPAGYLIARFAASDADQGANSELSYALRGGAHPLVALNRDTGELALRRRLRGGASEAAFPLVVAVHDRGRPSLSCTAAVRLIPTDTLPSSVEIVVVQPSAEERQRQPRLDPSVVLIAVLAGGCGLLLVAIIAVASSCRRSKTHFQRGPEEQGGGQEAGLLKGSGSQAWSSSPGQADFCQLSVTTESESPSETSQAEDSSRESLCHSAQGRKARSRGSQGQVLVPFHSPSLWQEQESASSLSSHSTPDQFSVKDSGKGDSEFNDSDSDISGEGLKKPPSQTAEKQVGTTASTDGWTYKDTERYCRFYVQQSQTRKTIPLHYENDYMIAYSTTPIYQPILQLGKSNFLPQQPKLKECYQVNIPKTEKLYERVLSGEPEMPPTTLARQYKGLNHPPQNTLLPNASEVATSF, encoded by the exons ATGTCTCCTGGTCTCACGTTGTCCAGAGCGGGACTAAGCTCTGTGCTGCTGTGTCTCCTGGTCGCAGGGTGCCTGGGTGAGACGGTCAGGTACCACGCGGACGAGGAAGACGCCCCCGGTACAGTCTTTGGGGTGCTGTCGGACGATTTGCAGTCCAGCTCTGGGGACAGACCCCTCGGCAGTTTCCGCCTGATGGAGCAGTTCAGCAACAGCTCGCTGGTGCGGGTGCGGGAGGGGGACGGGCAGCTGAGCATCGGCGAGGCAGGGATCGACCGGGAGCGGCTGTGCGGCCCGTCCCTCCAGTGCGTCCTGGCTTTCGACGTGGTGAGCCTGTGGCAGGAGCAGTACCGGCTGGTGCACGTGGAGCTGGAGGTGCGGGACATCAACGACAACGCGCCGCGCTTCCCCCAGGCGCACATCCCGCTCGAGGTGTCCGAGAGCGCCGCGCCCGGCACCCGCCTGCCGCTGGAGATCGCCCTGGACCCGGACGTGGGCTCCAACTCCATCCAGAGCTTCCGGCTCTCGCGCAACAGCCACTTCGGCATCGAGGCGCAGACGCGGGCGGACGGCGGGAAAAGCGCCGAGctggtgctgctgcaggagctggacCGCGAGACCCAGGCCGCCTACACGCTGGAGCTGGTGGCCCAGGACGGCGGCAGCCCGGCCCGCTCGGGCACGGCCACGGTGAGCGTCCGGGTGCTGGACGCCAACGACAACAGCCCGGCCTTCCCGCAGGGCTCGGTCACGGTGGAGCTGGGCGAGGACGCGCCGCGGGGCGCCCTGCTGCTGGACCTGGAGGCGGCCGACGCCGACGAGGGGCCCAACGGCGAGGTCGTCTACGGCTTCGGCAGCCAGGTGCCGGCCGAGGCGCGGCAGCTCTTCCGGCTGGACCCGCTCTCGGGCCGCCTGACGCTGGAGGGGCCGGTGGATTACGAGCGGCAGCGGACCTACGAGCTGGACGTGCAGGCGCAGGACCGGGGCGCCAGCCCCCTGGCGGCCACGTGCAAAGTCATCGTGCGCCTGGCCGACGTGAACGACAACGCGCCGGGCATCAGCGTCAGCCCCCTGAGCGGCGCCCCCGCCGGCGCCGGGGTGGCCTACGTCAGCGAGGCGGCGGCGCGCGACAGCTTCGTGGCGCTGGTCAGCACCTCGGACAGGGACTCGGGCCCCAACGGGCAGGTGCGCTGCGCCCTCTACGGGCACGAGCACTTCGCGCTGCAGCGCGCCTACGCCGACAGCTACGTGCTCGTCACCGCCGCGCCGCTGGACCGCGAGCGCGTGGCCGAGTACAACCTGACCCTGGTGGCCGAGGACCTGGGCTCGCCGCCCTTCAAGACCGTCCGGCAGTACACGGTGCGCGTGAGCGACGAGAACGACAACGCGCCGCTCTTCTCCAAGCCCGTCTACGAGGTGGCGGTGCTGGAGAACAACCCGCCGGGCGCCTACCTCGCCACCGTGGTGGCCCGCGACCCCGACCTGGGCCGCAACGGGAAGGTGCTTTACCGGCTGCTGGAGACGCGGAGCCCGGGCGGCGGCCCCCGCTCCGGTCTGATCTCCCTGGATCCCCACAGCGGGTCCGTCCACGCCCGGCAGCCGCTGGACTGCGAGGAGCTGCCGCTGGCGGAGGTGGAGCTGGAAGCCTGCGACGGGggcgccccccagctctgccagcgggCCCGCCTCAGGGTCCGGGTGGTGGACCAGAACGACAACGCCCCGGTCATCACCTCCCCGCCGCTGGCCAACGGCTCCGCCGAGCTGCTGCTGCCCGTCAGCGCCCCCGCCGGGTACCTGATCGCCCGCTTCGCGGCCAGCGACGCGGACCAAGGCGCGAACTCCGAGCTCTCCTACGCCCTCCGGGGCGGCGCCCACCCGCTGGTCGCCCTGAACCGGGACACCGGGGAGCTGGCCCTGCGGAGGAGGCTGCGCGGAGGGGCCTCGGAAGCGGCCTTCCCGCTTGTCGTCGCTGTCCACGACCGCGGGAGGCCGTCGCTGTCCTGCACGGCCGCCGTCCGGCTCATTCCCACGGACACACTCCCCTCTAGCGTGGAGATCGTGGTCGTGCAGCCCTCGGCCGAGGAGCGGCAGCGGCAGCCCCGCCTGGACCCCTCCGTGGTCCTCATCGCTGTGCTGGCCGGGGGCTGCGGCTTGCTGCTGGTCGCTATCATCGCCGTGGcctccagctgcaggaggagcaagACTCACTTCCAGCGTGGGCCCGAAGAGCAGGGGGGAGGCCAGGAAGCCGGGCTGCTGAAGGGCTCAGGCTCCcaggcctggagctcctccccgGGCCAGGCAGACTTCTGCCAGCTCTCTGTTACCACCGAGTCTGAGAGCCCCAGTGAGACTTCCCAGGCGGAGGACAGCAGCAGAGAGTCCTTGTGTCATTCTGCCCAAGGGAGGAAAGCCAGGAGCAGAGGGTCCCAG ggtCAAGTTCTTGTTCCTTTTCATTCCCCATCTCTTTGGCAGGAGCAAGAATCTGCTTCGAGTTTAAG CTCCCATTCAACTCCTGATCAGTTTAGTGTGAAAGACAGTGGGAAAGGAGATAGCGAGTTTAATGATAGTGATTCTGATATCAGTGGGGAGGGGTTAAAGAAGCCACCTTCACAGACAGCTGAAAAGCAAGTTG GTACTACAGCCAGTACAGATGGATGGACTTACAAGGACACAGAAAGATATTGTAGATTTTATGTCCAACAGTCCCAAACACGCAAAACCATCCCATTGCATTATGAAAATGATTATATGATTGCATATTCTACAACACCAATTTATCAGCCCATCCTTCAGCTCGGGAAGTCCAATTTTCTTCCACAACAGCCAAAGCTGAAAGAGTGTTATCAAGTTAATATTCCTAAAACTGAAAAACTATATGAAAGAGTTCTAAGTGGTGAGCCAGAAATGCCACCAACCACTCTGGCGAGACAGTATAAAGGACTAAATCACCCTCCACAGAACACTTTACTCCCAAACGCCTCTGAAGTAGCAACGTCATTCTGA